Within Pirellulales bacterium, the genomic segment CTTGAAATCGCCGAAGTCTTCGCGGACTTCGGCCGGATTGGCGCCGAAGAACGTGGGCGTGGTGGCATCGACAATGCCATGATCGACCACGAAGTTCAGCGACAAGTGATGCCCCTCGACGCTCCATCCCCAGCGGCCATCGTCGTCAGGCCGGCCAAAGATGGTGAAGTAGTAGCGCTCCGGATCGCGGATCGGCGCGTCGGTGCGCGATTTTTCCAGTTCGCGCAAAATCGCTTCCAGCCCCATGATGGTCTTGGCCTTGTCGTAGCCCAGGTGGCTCAAGCCGCTTTCCAGCAGCTTGTGCGCCGCGCGGCGGCCGGTGTCGTTCATCTGTTTGATCTGCAGCCCCTTACGCTCGGGCTTGGGAATGAAATGCCAATCGAGGCGGCGCGGATCGTCAAATGCCATAAGCGCCAACTTGCGCTGCTCAGGCGGAAGCACTTCGACAAACCCTTGAGCCGCCAAGACCATATCGGCGCCGGGACCCGCCGGGCGATACTTGAGCCAGCCGCCGCCGATCACGAGCACCGCGAGCGCGGCGGCCATCACATACTTCGAACGCTTCATCAGAACTTCCTCAGAAGGTGGAAATGATTTTTGGTGGGAGTGCGTGGGCCAGTGTCTACCCTTATAAGCGGACGAACGGCTGCCTTCCATTCCCCTCCCTGTCAGGGAGGGGTCAGGGGGAGGGTCAACGCGTCGCGCGATTGGGGATTCGGAACCATCATCAAAACTGTGCAGGCATTTTTAATGCGTCACGCGACTGGTTGTGAACGTGTTCCCCCTCACCCCTCGCGGGGAGAGGCTTTTGCTATTGTTTCGGCGAACAAAAGCCGACTACGGGGCCGATAGATCCGCGCACACCAGTTCCTTGTCGTTGCGGGCAAAGACGTGCTTGTAGGCGTAAGCCGGGTGCGACCAGCAGACGCCGTCTTTGCGGCGCAATTGCTCGGTGGTGGGGTCAAGCAACTTCGTTCGGCTCAGTTCCTTAAAGCCCTCGGGCGACAACCGCGTGATCAACAGCTCGCCCCGATCATTGAACATCCAGATATCTTCACCATGTTTCACCATGTGGATCGTGGCCCACCGCTCGCGCGGCACCGCCTGCTGACTTTCCCAGATACGATCGCCCGTTTTTGCGTCCAGGCAGCGTAGCTCGCCATAGCTGTCGACGCCGTAGACATAGTCGCCCGCCATGT encodes:
- a CDS encoding DUF3500 domain-containing protein, encoding MKRSKYVMAAALAVLVIGGGWLKYRPAGPGADMVLAAQGFVEVLPPEQRKLALMAFDDPRRLDWHFIPKPERKGLQIKQMNDTGRRAAHKLLESGLSHLGYDKAKTIMGLEAILRELEKSRTDAPIRDPERYYFTIFGRPDDDGRWGWSVEGHHLSLNFVVDHGIVDATTPTFFGANPAEVREDFGDFKKGLRILKPEEDTGFKLLASLTPEQRKQAVIAEKAPNDLRGAALPRPPQDSLGGVAAADMTPEQIKLLRDLIKAYTDNMPEAVAKGRLEALEKAGIDKLQFAWAGADKPGIGHYYVVQGPTFVIEFVNTQPDSAGNPANHIHSLWRDAKNDFGQNH